In Cydia pomonella isolate Wapato2018A chromosome 27, ilCydPomo1, whole genome shotgun sequence, a single genomic region encodes these proteins:
- the LOC133532370 gene encoding histone chaperone asf1, which translates to MAKVHITNVVVLDNPSPFLNPFQFELTFECIEELKEDLEWKMIYVGSAETEEHDQVLDTIYVGPIPEGRHMFVFQAPPPDVTRIPENDALGVTVVLLTCSYRGQEFVRVGYFINNEYTETEPELRENPPAKPQFDKVVRNILASEPRVTRFKINWAEPDAAAATDSGDGNMETVHGPSNDSYGATFNADSQISALEFGQGSLSGYGDNSNSIAPMEC; encoded by the coding sequence ATGGCCAAGGTTCACATAACCAATGTCGTTGTTCTCGACAACCCGAGCCCTTTTCTCAACCCGTTTCAATTCGAATTGACCTTTGAATGCATAGAAGAGCTGAAGGAAGACCTAGAATGGAAGATGATATACGTCGGTTCAGCGGAAACAGAAGAGCACGATCAAGTTTTGGACACGATTTACGTGGGGCCTATACCTGAAGGTAGACACATGTTTGTTTTCCAAGCGCCGCCGCCGGACGTGACCCGTATACCAGAAAATGACGCTTTAGGCGTCACTGTTGTGCTCTTAACGTGTTCATACAGAGGCCAGGAGTTCGTTAGAGTCggatatttcataaataacgaaTACACAGAAACCGAACCAGAGTTACGGGAGAATCCGCCGGCGAAGCCTCAATTTGATAAAGTAGTGAGGAATATCTTAGCTTCAGAGCCTAGAGTGACCAGGTTTAAGATCAATTGGGCGGAGCCCGACGCGGCGGCGGCTACAGATTCGGGTGATGGTAATATGGAAACGGTTCATGGGCCTAGCAATGATTCTTATGGAGCAACATTCAATGCGGACTCTCAAATTAGCGCCCTGGAGTTCGGGCAAGGCAGTTTGAGTGGTTATGGTGataattcaaattcaatagCGCCTATGGAATGCTGA